A window of the Melospiza melodia melodia isolate bMelMel2 chromosome 25, bMelMel2.pri, whole genome shotgun sequence genome harbors these coding sequences:
- the UFC1 gene encoding ubiquitin-fold modifier-conjugating enzyme 1, whose protein sequence is MADAAARRAVAELPLLRAPAGPRDREGWAERLREEYRALIQYVENNKRADTDWFRLESNPEGTRWSGRCWYIHELLKYEFNIEFEIPVTYPGTAPEIAIPELDGKTAKMYRGGKICLSDHFKPLWARNVPKFGLAHLMALGLGPWLAVEIPDLISKGLIQHKDK, encoded by the exons ATGGCGGacgcggcggcgcggcgggcggtggcggagctgccgctgctgcGGGCACCGGCGGGGCCGAGGGACCGCGAGGGCTGGGCCGAGCGGCTGCGAGAGGAGTACCGGGCGCTCATCCAG TACGTGGAGAACAACAAACGGGCTGACACCGATTGGTTCCGCCTGGAGTCCAACCCCGAGGGCACCCG gtggtCGGGCAGGTGCTGGTACATCCACGAGCTGCTCAAGTACGAGTTCAACATCGAGTTCGAG ATCCCGGTGACGTACCCGGGCACCGCCCCCGAAATCGCCATCCCCGAGCTGGACGGGAAAACAGCCAAGATGTACCG GGGGGGTAAGATCTGCCTCAGTGACCACTTCAAGCCCCTGTGGGCCAGGAACGTGCCCAAGTTCGGGCTGGCACACCTGATGGCACTGGGG ctgggtccctggctggccgtggagatcCCGGACCTGATCTCCAAAGGCCTCATCCAGCACAAGGACAAGTGA